The following are from one region of the Solidesulfovibrio fructosivorans JJ] genome:
- the tnpA gene encoding IS66 family insertion sequence element accessory protein TnpA, with the protein MAAPATEVRSLKAAYWSEHVAACQRSGLSQGVYCRQHGLSQSSLSYWRKRLGSTDNRDAASFVTIVPVPLSASTQPDIATAPEPMLVHVTNAFRIEIRGDFAAPVLEKLVRTLARL; encoded by the coding sequence ATGGCAGCACCAGCAACAGAAGTGCGTTCCTTGAAGGCGGCGTATTGGTCGGAGCATGTTGCAGCTTGTCAGCGTAGCGGTCTGAGCCAGGGGGTATACTGTCGGCAGCATGGCCTTTCCCAGAGTTCCCTGAGCTATTGGCGCAAGCGTTTAGGCTCAACGGATAACAGGGATGCCGCGTCTTTCGTCACCATCGTCCCCGTGCCGCTGTCCGCGTCGACTCAACCAGACATTGCCACCGCACCGGAACCGATGCTGGTGCATGTGACCAACGCCTTTCGCATCGAGATACGCGGCGATTTCGCCGCACCGGTGCTTGAGAAACTTGTTCGCACGCTGGCGCGGCTGTGA
- a CDS encoding IS66 family transposase, which produces MVYCSGCGHQFLPDDPAVLKSVIADHQAQIAQLEQRLRLLNLIIYGPKSEKKPRTGQEQQLSLFDEAEQAAEEHKPQTFEEVCAPIRTRGKRGRRPIPADLPRVEIVHDLPESEKVCPCGAVLVRIGEEVSEKLDIVPAK; this is translated from the coding sequence TTGGTATATTGTTCGGGCTGTGGACATCAATTCCTCCCCGACGACCCCGCCGTCCTCAAAAGCGTCATCGCCGATCATCAGGCGCAGATTGCCCAGTTGGAGCAGCGCCTTCGTCTCCTGAACCTGATCATCTACGGCCCGAAGTCCGAGAAAAAGCCCCGCACCGGCCAGGAACAGCAACTTTCCCTGTTCGATGAGGCCGAGCAGGCTGCGGAGGAGCACAAGCCGCAGACCTTCGAGGAGGTTTGCGCCCCGATTCGTACCCGTGGCAAACGCGGCCGTCGCCCTATTCCCGCCGATCTGCCCCGGGTGGAGATCGTCCACGACCTGCCGGAATCGGAGAAGGTTTGCCCTTGCGGCGCGGTCCTGGTCCGCATCGGCGAGGAAGTCAGCGAGAAGCTCGACATCGTGCCGGCCAAA
- the tnpB gene encoding IS66 family insertion sequence element accessory protein TnpB (TnpB, as the term is used for proteins encoded by IS66 family insertion elements, is considered an accessory protein, since TnpC, encoded by a neighboring gene, is a DDE family transposase.) gives MLPANGVRVYLALGATDMRKSIDGLSILVSRQMQLDPFAGHLFGFCNRSRTIIKLLYWDRNGFCLWHKRLECHVFCWPTREAEVLAIDSRQLAWLLDGLDPLTVKGHTNLEYSTVF, from the coding sequence ATGTTGCCGGCAAATGGCGTCCGGGTCTACTTGGCCCTGGGAGCCACGGACATGCGCAAATCCATCGACGGCCTGTCCATCCTGGTCTCGCGGCAGATGCAACTCGATCCGTTCGCTGGCCATCTGTTTGGATTTTGCAACCGCAGCAGGACCATCATCAAGCTGCTCTACTGGGATCGTAATGGCTTTTGCCTATGGCACAAACGTTTGGAGTGCCATGTGTTTTGCTGGCCGACCCGAGAGGCCGAGGTGCTGGCCATCGACTCAAGACAGCTTGCCTGGCTGCTCGACGGCCTGGATCCCCTGACTGTGAAGGGGCACACCAACCTGGAATATTCAACGGTTTTCTGA